The Streptomyces nitrosporeus genome includes a window with the following:
- a CDS encoding YceI family protein, with amino-acid sequence MALFNRKNNGTPSTAATATAVVDPALAALSGTYTIDPAHSSIGFTVRHAMVTNVRGSFGEHEGTLVLDGSDPANSSASIDVRIASVDTGIADRDGHLVSGDFFDAEKFPLMSFRSTRAEQLGGDSYRITGDLTIKDVTRPLSIDLEFNGSATDVYGNERVGFEGGTEILRSDWGLTWNAALETGGVMVSDKVKLNFDISAIKAAPQA; translated from the coding sequence ATGGCTCTGTTCAACCGCAAGAACAACGGCACCCCGTCCACCGCCGCGACCGCCACCGCCGTAGTGGACCCCGCCCTGGCGGCCCTGTCCGGCACGTACACGATCGACCCGGCGCACAGCAGCATCGGTTTCACGGTGCGGCACGCCATGGTCACCAATGTGCGCGGCTCCTTCGGTGAGCACGAGGGCACGCTGGTGCTGGACGGCTCGGACCCGGCGAACTCCTCCGCCTCCATCGACGTCAGGATCGCCAGCGTGGACACGGGTATCGCGGACCGCGACGGGCACCTGGTCAGCGGTGACTTCTTCGACGCCGAGAAGTTCCCCCTGATGTCGTTCCGTTCCACCCGGGCCGAGCAGCTCGGCGGTGACTCCTACCGGATCACCGGCGACCTCACCATCAAGGACGTCACGCGTCCGCTCTCCATCGACCTGGAGTTCAACGGCTCCGCCACCGACGTCTACGGCAACGAGCGCGTCGGCTTCGAGGGCGGCACCGAGATCCTGCGCTCCGACTGGGGCCTGACCTGGAACGCGGCGCTGGAGACCGGCGGTGTGATGGTCAGTGACAAGGTCAAGCTGAACTTCGACATCTCCGCGATCAAGGCCGCCCCGCAGGCCTGA
- a CDS encoding SAM-dependent methyltransferase: MSSDGRTDAEMWDDRYRESDRIWSGSPNTVLVREVEGLEPGRALDLGCGEGADAVWLARRGWRVTATDISRVALERAAGHGVDAGVADRVDWQWHDLGESFPGGEYDLVSAQFLHSMGDLPREEILRRAAGAVAPGGVLLVVGHTGFPPWERNPDPSVHFPTTDEVLASLELPEGEWEVLLSGEHERVQNDPDGNPATRTDNALKVRRRG; encoded by the coding sequence ATGAGCAGCGACGGCAGGACCGACGCCGAGATGTGGGACGACCGGTACCGCGAGAGCGACCGGATCTGGAGCGGCAGCCCCAACACCGTGCTGGTCCGCGAGGTCGAGGGCCTGGAGCCCGGCCGCGCCCTGGACCTCGGGTGCGGGGAGGGCGCCGACGCGGTGTGGCTCGCCCGCCGGGGCTGGCGGGTGACGGCCACCGACATCTCCAGGGTCGCCCTGGAGCGGGCGGCCGGGCACGGCGTTGACGCCGGGGTCGCCGACCGTGTCGACTGGCAGTGGCACGACCTGGGCGAGAGCTTCCCCGGCGGGGAGTACGACCTGGTCTCCGCGCAGTTCCTGCACTCCATGGGCGACCTGCCGCGCGAGGAGATCCTGCGCCGGGCGGCCGGGGCCGTCGCACCCGGCGGCGTACTCCTGGTCGTGGGCCACACCGGCTTCCCGCCCTGGGAGCGGAACCCCGACCCGTCGGTGCACTTCCCGACCACGGACGAGGTCCTCGCCTCCCTGGAACTGCCGGAAGGGGAGTGGGAGGTACTGCTCAGCGGCGAGCACGAGCGTGTCCAGAACGACCCGGACGGCAACCCCGCCACCCGCACGGACAACGCCCTGAAGGTCCGCCGCAGGGGGTGA
- a CDS encoding NAD(P)/FAD-dependent oxidoreductase, producing the protein MNDGNDGDNGNDRNDGGNGNGGSGPVRRYDVVVVGGGAAGLGGALTLARARRSVLVIDAGSPRNAPAAHAHNYLGREGVPPLELLAIGREEAAGYGAEIVEGKAVSAEKLPGGGFRVVQEDGSEVEARRLLVATGLADELPPVPGLAGRWGAEVLHCPYCHGWEVRDRPVGILAVSPMAVHQALLWRQWTDDVVLFRHEQADFGDEEYERLAARGIAVVDGEVAGVEVEDGRLTGVRLADGTVVPREAVVVQPRFTVRSGVLESLGLVPAAMETGGHVIGSYIASDPASGATEVPGVWVAGNVTNLMEQLIGSAAAGLKAASSINMDLITEDTARAVEARRSPFSAEAERQVSERVLGDARHGLTENR; encoded by the coding sequence ATGAACGACGGGAACGACGGGGACAACGGGAACGACAGGAACGACGGGGGCAACGGGAACGGCGGGAGCGGGCCGGTGCGCCGGTACGACGTGGTGGTCGTCGGCGGTGGCGCGGCCGGCCTGGGCGGGGCCCTCACCCTGGCCCGGGCCCGGCGGTCGGTCCTCGTGATCGACGCGGGCAGCCCGCGCAACGCGCCCGCCGCCCACGCGCACAACTACCTGGGCCGCGAAGGCGTCCCGCCCCTGGAACTGCTGGCCATCGGCCGGGAGGAAGCCGCCGGGTACGGGGCGGAGATCGTGGAGGGCAAGGCGGTGTCGGCCGAGAAGCTGCCCGGCGGCGGCTTCCGGGTCGTACAGGAGGACGGGAGCGAGGTCGAGGCGCGCCGGCTGCTGGTCGCCACCGGCCTGGCGGACGAACTCCCGCCGGTGCCGGGCCTGGCCGGGCGCTGGGGCGCCGAGGTGCTGCACTGCCCGTACTGCCACGGCTGGGAGGTGCGGGACCGGCCCGTCGGCATCCTGGCGGTCAGCCCGATGGCCGTGCACCAGGCCCTGCTCTGGCGGCAGTGGACCGACGACGTGGTGCTGTTCCGCCACGAGCAGGCCGACTTCGGCGACGAGGAGTACGAGCGGCTGGCCGCGCGGGGCATCGCCGTGGTGGACGGCGAGGTCGCCGGGGTGGAGGTGGAGGACGGCCGGCTCACCGGGGTGCGGCTGGCCGACGGCACCGTGGTCCCGCGCGAGGCGGTCGTGGTCCAGCCGCGTTTCACCGTGCGTTCCGGCGTGCTGGAGAGCCTCGGACTCGTACCGGCCGCCATGGAGACGGGCGGCCACGTGATCGGCTCGTACATCGCCTCCGACCCCGCCTCCGGTGCGACCGAGGTGCCCGGGGTGTGGGTCGCCGGGAACGTCACCAACCTCATGGAGCAGCTCATCGGCTCCGCCGCGGCCGGGCTGAAGGCCGCCTCCTCCATCAACATGGACCTGATCACCGAGGACACCGCCCGCGCGGTCGAGGCCCGCCGCTCCCCCTTCTCGGCCGAGGCCGAGCGCCAGGTCTCCGAGCGCGTGCTCGGGGACGCCCGCCACGGACTTACGGAGAACCGATGA
- a CDS encoding ATP-binding protein has protein sequence MNETTRITEFREAFYRRERRSIPLVRQFVRAALLDWACEVETDDVLLCVSELATNALVHGVPPGRGFKIEVTWSDILRIVVHDSGGGEVRPAVDPDPRAEGGRGLLLVGALADAWGVGEWNPGKTVWCEFAASARKVVEVG, from the coding sequence GTGAACGAGACAACCCGCATCACCGAATTCCGTGAGGCCTTCTACCGCCGTGAGCGCAGGTCCATCCCCCTCGTACGGCAGTTCGTCCGCGCGGCCCTGCTCGACTGGGCGTGCGAGGTGGAGACCGACGACGTACTGCTCTGCGTGAGTGAGCTCGCCACCAACGCACTGGTGCACGGCGTGCCGCCCGGGCGGGGCTTCAAGATCGAGGTCACCTGGAGTGACATCCTGCGGATCGTGGTCCACGACAGCGGCGGCGGTGAGGTGCGCCCGGCTGTGGACCCGGACCCGCGTGCCGAGGGCGGGCGCGGCCTCCTGCTCGTCGGGGCGCTCGCCGACGCCTGGGGGGTGGGGGAGTGGAACCCGGGCAAGACCGTGTGGTGCGAATTTGCTGCTTCGGCAAGGAAGGTTGTCGAAGTGGGATGA
- a CDS encoding helix-turn-helix domain-containing protein → MQAKRNKRVTSWHVIGAQLAAFRKAAGMTQVSLADRFGLGEDTIASIEQGRRPLQSDFAVKLDALLDTKKALQVAVEKVPKKERFPAFVQDFIEYEQEALTLLSYESMVVPGLLQTEAYARAVFASQYPPLESDELEERVAARLDRKRVFERRPRLMANFLIEESILHRPLGGRAVLHEQIRHLRRCAELPFLGLQIMPTSRETHAAVDGPMVLLETPDHDQLAYIEGQRVSVLLDDPDEVSVLHQKYGMLRSQALSPEESMRLLDDLLGE, encoded by the coding sequence ATGCAGGCGAAGAGGAACAAGCGGGTCACGTCCTGGCATGTGATCGGTGCCCAGCTGGCCGCCTTCCGCAAGGCGGCGGGGATGACCCAGGTGTCACTGGCCGACCGGTTCGGCCTGGGCGAGGACACGATCGCCTCGATCGAACAGGGGCGCCGACCGCTCCAGTCGGACTTCGCGGTGAAGCTGGACGCACTGCTGGACACCAAGAAGGCGTTGCAGGTCGCGGTGGAGAAGGTGCCGAAGAAGGAGCGGTTCCCCGCGTTCGTCCAGGACTTCATCGAGTACGAGCAGGAGGCGCTGACGCTGCTGTCGTACGAGAGCATGGTGGTGCCGGGGCTGCTCCAGACTGAGGCGTACGCGCGCGCCGTGTTCGCCAGCCAGTACCCGCCCCTGGAGAGCGATGAGTTGGAGGAGCGGGTCGCGGCCCGTCTCGACCGGAAGCGCGTCTTCGAGCGCAGGCCCCGCCTGATGGCCAACTTCCTGATCGAGGAGAGCATCCTGCATCGCCCTCTCGGCGGCCGCGCCGTGCTGCACGAGCAGATCCGGCATCTGCGCCGCTGCGCCGAACTCCCCTTCCTCGGACTCCAGATCATGCCGACGTCCCGGGAGACACACGCCGCGGTCGACGGCCCCATGGTCCTGCTGGAGACACCCGACCACGACCAGCTGGCCTATATCGAGGGGCAGCGGGTGAGTGTGCTGCTCGACGACCCCGACGAGGTCAGCGTGCTGCACCAGAAATATGGGATGCTGCGTTCGCAGGCACTCTCCCCGGAGGAGAGCATGCGCCTGCTGGACGACCTGCTTGGAGAATGA
- a CDS encoding DUF397 domain-containing protein → MTRAATGTGLTWFKSSYSGSEGGNCLEVSYDWRKSSYSGSEGGDCVEVATHPAAVHIRDSKVTGGPVLTVPPAAWAAFVAGTVG, encoded by the coding sequence ATGACGCGCGCAGCAACCGGCACGGGCCTCACCTGGTTCAAGTCCAGCTACAGCGGCAGCGAGGGCGGCAACTGCCTTGAAGTCTCCTACGACTGGCGCAAGTCCAGCTACAGCGGCAGCGAGGGCGGCGACTGCGTCGAGGTCGCCACGCACCCCGCCGCCGTCCACATCCGCGACTCCAAGGTCACCGGGGGCCCGGTCCTCACCGTCCCCCCGGCCGCCTGGGCGGCCTTCGTGGCCGGCACCGTCGGCTGA
- a CDS encoding SMI1/KNR4 family protein: MSGPHDPVARVTGRVPPPAVAVDGQGDWAAAERALGVRLPEDYKQLVGAYGRGDFWGALWLRTPFGADGPFRLTAGLLDDFGPLREDFPEDYPYPLFPEPGGLLAWAGTESAAQVCWLTEGPPESWPVVIWSRDDDYERFDCGAGAFLDGLTARTLTSGLLHHRRDLAPWFDPGVPRDHVYVRLEEGALPYAERLRILREALGPTTDRGGYAHDGARQDHFAVSGTGWLLTYETAYGHQLRVAFPPADSEAARRAVLASVARAGCAVRSVATVHGTSAWAL, encoded by the coding sequence GTGAGCGGACCGCACGACCCCGTCGCCCGGGTGACCGGACGTGTGCCGCCTCCCGCCGTGGCGGTGGACGGGCAGGGCGACTGGGCGGCCGCCGAGCGGGCGCTGGGCGTACGGCTGCCCGAGGACTACAAACAGCTGGTCGGAGCCTACGGGCGCGGAGACTTCTGGGGTGCGCTGTGGCTGCGGACCCCGTTCGGCGCCGACGGCCCCTTCCGTCTCACGGCCGGTCTTCTGGACGACTTCGGTCCGCTGCGTGAGGACTTCCCCGAGGACTACCCGTATCCGCTCTTCCCCGAGCCGGGCGGTCTGCTCGCCTGGGCGGGTACGGAGAGCGCGGCACAGGTGTGCTGGCTGACCGAGGGCCCGCCGGAGTCCTGGCCCGTGGTGATCTGGTCGCGTGACGACGACTACGAGCGTTTCGACTGCGGGGCGGGCGCGTTCCTCGACGGGCTGACCGCCCGCACCCTCACCTCCGGGCTTCTGCACCACCGGCGGGACCTCGCCCCGTGGTTCGACCCCGGGGTCCCCCGTGACCATGTGTACGTCCGGCTGGAGGAAGGGGCCCTCCCCTACGCCGAGCGCCTGCGCATCCTGCGGGAGGCCCTCGGCCCCACCACCGACCGGGGCGGTTACGCGCACGACGGTGCGCGGCAGGACCATTTCGCCGTGAGCGGGACCGGTTGGCTGCTGACGTACGAGACGGCGTACGGGCACCAGCTCAGGGTGGCGTTCCCGCCCGCCGACAGCGAGGCCGCGCGCCGCGCGGTGCTGGCGTCGGTGGCCCGCGCGGGGTGCGCCGTACGGTCCGTCGCCACGGTCCACGGCACCTCGGCCTGGGCGCTCTGA
- a CDS encoding FAD-dependent oxidoreductase, protein MQKATVTVKAKDSTVERIKRFLELNDYQGEMKVDPNAKDQVLVTGVGQTPLTNPTLTQLATQMDLLLPKSRSDYDLVVLGGGPAGLAAAINARSLYGLTTLVIEQYAPGGTAATAINRIDNYLGFHEGITAGELCHNAVLQAKSFGAEWLPGYSVTEFKASDDPKTTKHTITATNSDSPHDHVTVTASLVLISSGVMPRKLSQPGASTFEDQGIYYYALPPDADGVTAKDTIVIIGAGDSAGRAALMFADKKAQVIMLIRKTLTSDMLTVVSDKIKQAKNITLVENTEATEFKATTDPNAKLTVVTAAKSYEATAVYALISADPQTKWVEDAGITVVRKDPKDPCGLVATGMDIYFDAINNGTFDHTKHDLSKVADMTTHKPGVFAAGDVRFRALRRIATAAGEGTEAALAMHNYLTAKPHVLDAEADRPAPSYYLA, encoded by the coding sequence ATGCAGAAGGCCACGGTCACGGTCAAAGCCAAGGACAGCACGGTCGAGCGGATCAAGCGATTCCTCGAACTCAACGACTACCAGGGCGAGATGAAGGTCGACCCGAACGCCAAGGACCAGGTCCTGGTGACGGGCGTCGGCCAGACGCCTCTCACGAACCCCACCCTCACCCAGCTCGCCACGCAGATGGATCTGCTGCTCCCCAAGTCGCGTTCGGACTACGACCTAGTTGTACTCGGGGGCGGCCCAGCCGGTTTGGCCGCGGCCATCAACGCCCGGAGCCTTTACGGCCTCACCACGCTCGTCATCGAGCAGTACGCCCCGGGCGGGACAGCCGCTACGGCGATCAACAGGATCGACAACTACCTCGGGTTCCACGAGGGGATCACCGCCGGCGAGCTGTGCCACAACGCCGTCCTCCAGGCGAAGAGCTTCGGGGCGGAGTGGCTGCCCGGCTACAGCGTGACGGAGTTCAAAGCCAGCGACGACCCGAAGACGACGAAGCACACAATCACCGCGACGAACTCCGACAGCCCCCACGATCACGTCACGGTGACCGCCTCACTGGTCCTGATCTCCAGCGGCGTCATGCCGCGAAAGCTGAGCCAGCCCGGCGCCAGCACCTTCGAGGACCAGGGCATCTACTACTACGCCCTGCCCCCGGACGCGGACGGCGTGACGGCGAAGGACACGATCGTGATCATCGGCGCGGGCGACTCGGCCGGACGGGCCGCGCTCATGTTCGCCGACAAGAAGGCCCAGGTCATCATGCTCATCCGTAAAACCTTGACCAGCGACATGCTCACGGTGGTCTCCGACAAGATCAAGCAGGCGAAGAACATCACCCTCGTGGAGAACACCGAGGCCACCGAGTTCAAGGCCACCACGGACCCGAACGCGAAACTGACGGTGGTGACCGCCGCCAAATCCTACGAAGCCACGGCCGTCTACGCCCTCATCAGTGCCGACCCGCAGACCAAGTGGGTCGAGGACGCGGGCATCACCGTCGTCCGCAAGGACCCGAAGGACCCGTGCGGCCTCGTCGCCACCGGCATGGACATCTACTTCGACGCCATCAACAACGGGACGTTCGACCACACGAAGCACGACCTCAGCAAGGTGGCCGACATGACCACCCACAAGCCCGGCGTCTTCGCGGCCGGTGACGTCCGCTTCCGCGCCCTGCGCCGCATCGCCACCGCCGCCGGGGAGGGCACAGAGGCGGCCCTCGCCATGCACAACTACCTGACGGCCAAACCCCACGTCCTCGACGCCGAGGCAGACCGCCCTGCCCCCTCCTACTACCTGGCGTAA
- a CDS encoding DUF6892 domain-containing protein: protein MTTFQDFAFKLLVVEELMYRAGTLTPVFDLRAHMRGLGVKDLDTHVERNGLEYTILDEARAYFEALEIPAELLAGVEHLVFDGGNRVFMECAPVWDGEDDLFDVRRLDDLELLPNLRLFTGGRALEHMVPGASEILAARGVATR from the coding sequence ATGACCACTTTCCAGGACTTCGCCTTCAAGCTCCTCGTCGTCGAGGAGTTGATGTACCGGGCGGGGACGCTCACCCCGGTGTTCGACCTGCGGGCCCACATGCGGGGGCTCGGGGTGAAGGACCTCGACACCCATGTCGAGAGGAACGGGCTGGAGTACACCATTCTGGACGAGGCCCGCGCCTACTTCGAGGCGCTGGAGATACCGGCGGAGCTGCTGGCCGGTGTGGAGCACCTGGTCTTCGACGGCGGGAACCGGGTCTTCATGGAGTGCGCGCCCGTCTGGGACGGCGAGGACGACCTGTTCGACGTACGCCGGCTGGACGACCTGGAACTGCTGCCCAACCTCAGGCTCTTCACCGGCGGGCGGGCGCTGGAGCACATGGTTCCCGGCGCGTCGGAGATCCTGGCCGCCAGGGGGGTCGCCACGCGGTAG
- a CDS encoding MarR family winged helix-turn-helix transcriptional regulator, with protein MNAEEGPLTDGASLGHELSLWVVLFHDAVAAHLGVNATEHKVLDLVGRHPGVSPTRLAQETRLSYAAITKITHHLVELGYVRRERDPSDGRKFALFVSPEHRRSMTGVMAPLIAGMARVTGELTESERETVSRWLMGTVTALREATTTVRAHHNSPATPSDQGFHSTP; from the coding sequence ATGAACGCCGAGGAAGGGCCCTTGACGGACGGGGCCTCACTGGGGCATGAGCTGAGCCTGTGGGTGGTGCTCTTCCATGACGCCGTCGCCGCCCACCTGGGCGTCAACGCGACCGAGCACAAGGTCCTCGACCTCGTCGGCCGCCATCCCGGCGTCAGCCCCACCCGGCTCGCCCAGGAGACGCGACTGAGCTACGCGGCCATCACGAAGATCACCCATCACCTGGTTGAACTCGGCTACGTCCGCAGGGAGCGCGACCCTTCCGACGGCAGGAAGTTCGCCCTCTTCGTGTCCCCGGAGCACCGGCGGTCCATGACCGGCGTGATGGCGCCGCTGATCGCCGGCATGGCCCGCGTCACCGGTGAACTCACCGAGTCCGAACGCGAGACGGTCAGCCGATGGCTCATGGGAACCGTCACGGCCCTCCGCGAGGCCACGACAACGGTCCGCGCCCATCACAACAGCCCCGCCACGCCCAGCGATCAGGGCTTTCACAGCACGCCCTAG